A single Nicotiana tabacum cultivar K326 chromosome 5, ASM71507v2, whole genome shotgun sequence DNA region contains:
- the LOC107779194 gene encoding putative methyltransferase PMT7 codes for MGGSLISSRAFDWKTGQMIMVALLVMISFFYSGTLFGHNPSLYVPQHQQQEEFTLASNTTLSETSSGVPKFTNKIVLSYRMVPLTIPETGINVCPLKFNEYIPCHDISYVKELMPKLDPSRKEELERHCPPLERRLFCLVPPPADYKIPITWPTSRDYVWRSNVNHTRLAEVKGGQNWVHEKDQLWWFPGGGTHFKHGATEYIERLGNMTTNEIGDLRAVGVYQVLDVGCGVASFSAYLLPLNIETLSFAPKDGHENQIQFALERGIGAMISALATKQLPYPSNSFDTVHCSRCRVDWHENDGILLKEVNRILRSNGYFVYSAPPAYRKDKDFPEIWDKLINLTAGMCWKLIAQKVQTAIWVKQEDNSCLQHNAQEQLVNLCDSEEDLKPSWKTPLRNCVTLSDSSSSLKKLPPRPQRLSEYTQSLSRIGIDHEKFLKDTIYWQDQVRHYWRLMNVEEKEIRNVMDMNAFLGGFAVGLNTWPVWVMNVVPITMNNTLSAVYGRGLTGVFHDWCESFSTYPRTYDLLHASHLLSHYKDREEGCRVEDIMLEMDRILRPQGFIIIRDEEPIISRIQALAPKFLWDVQLHFLEDHQKKSEPVLFCRKRFWAVV; via the exons ATGGGTGGATCTTTGATAAGCTCGAGGGCCTTTGATTGGAAAACAGGGCAGATGATAATGGTAGCCCTTTTAGTAATGATAAGTTTTTTTTATAGTGGTACTCTTTTTGGCCATAACCCATCTCTCTACGTCCCtcaacatcaacaacaagaagAATTCACTCTTGCTTCCAACACCACTTTATCAGAAACATCCTCTG GTGTTCCGAAGTTCACAAACAAGATCGTTCTTTCATATAGGATGGTACCCCTCACAATCCCTGAAACTGGGATAAATGTATGTCCTCTGAAATTTAATGAGTATATCCCCTGTCATGACATTTCTTATGTTAAAGAATTGATGCCAAAGTTAGATCCTTCAAGGAAAGAAGAGCTAGAGAGGCATTGTCCTCCGCTTGAAAGACGCTTGTTTTGTTTGGTGCCACCTCCAGCTGATTATAAGATACCAATAACGTGGCCAACTAGCAGGGATTATGTTTGGCGGAGTAATGTAAACCATACACGTCTTGCGGAGGTAAAAGGAGGACAAAATTGGGTACATGAAAAGGATCAGCTTTGGTGGTTTCCAGGCGGTGGAACTCATTTTAAACATGGAGCTACAGAATATATTGAGAG GTTAGGGAATATGACAACTAATGAGATTGGTGACTTGCGTGCAGTAGGGGTATATCAGGTGCTTGATGTTGGTTGTGGGGTTGCTAGTTTCTCTGcctatcttcttcctctaaaTATAGAAACACTATCTTTTGCTCCCAAAGATGGTCATGAGAATCAGATTCAATTTGCTTTGGAACGAGGAATCGGTGCTATGATATCTGCTTTAGCTACGAAGCAGCTACCATATCCAAGTAACTCTTTTGACACGGTCCATTGTTCCAGATGTCGAGTTGATTGGCATGAAAATG ATGGTATTTTACTCAAAGAAGTGAATCGCATCTTAAGATCAAATGGATATTTTGTCTATTCAGCTCCTCCTGCCTATAGAAAGGATAAGGATTTCCCAGAGATATGGGACAAATTAATAAATCTAACTGCTGGAATGTGCTGGAAGCTTATTGCACAGAAAGTTCAGACAGCAATATGGGTTAAGCAAGAAGATAATTCATGTCTTCAGCATAACGCTCAGGAGCAGCTTGTAAACTTGTGTGATTCTGAGGAGGATTTGAAGCCATCTTGGAAAACACCTCTCAGGAACTGTGTTACCCTTAGTGATAGTTCATCTTCTTTGAAGAAACTACCTCCTCGACCACAACGTCTTTCAGAGTATACACAAAGTCTCAGCCGGATAG GTATTGATCATGAGAAGTTCTTAAAGGATACAATCTATTGGCAAGATCAAGTTCGCCATTACTGGAGACTGATGAATGTTGAGGAGAAAGAAATACGTAATGTAATGGACATGAATGCTTTCCTTGGTGGGTTTGCGGTCGGCTTAAATACATGGCCTGTCTGGGTGATGAATGTTGTTCCTATAACCATGAATAACACCCTGTCTGCCGTTTATGGCAGGGGTCTTACGGGCGTATTTCATGACTG GTGTGAGTCATTCTCCACATATCCCCGCACTTATGATTTGTTGCATGCCAGTCATCTTCTATCTCACTATAAAGATCGTGAAGAAGGTTGTAGAGTTGAAGATATCATGCTGGAGATGGACCGTATTCTACGACCTCAG GGATTTATCATTATTAGAGATGAAGAACCTATCATATCAAGGATCCAAGCTCTTGCACCAAAGTTTCTCTGGGACGTCCAACTACATTTTCTAGAAGACCATCAGAAAAAGTCGGAGCCAGTCTTATTTTGCAGGAAAAGGTTTTGGGCTGTTGTTTAA